Proteins from a single region of Trichoplusia ni isolate ovarian cell line Hi5 chromosome 3, tn1, whole genome shotgun sequence:
- the LOC113492349 gene encoding EP300-interacting inhibitor of differentiation 3, with translation MSSINNTQLSRSSLGSHDRKLRYRALLEDLSVLEDDTANNMELIDKTAIAVKEAKSLLAEGGVEERVRHPGEGYLDSRVLRAASDLAVRYSEAVSGNVHTYDKQMLAQHIRENPQFWEFPFPQEVPPIAFLFGTFAPTPAERRPRPARVHVERQQAAEQRAPENVERLEKVEEGSAMVSRVLKFISRWYKQHQKPLSYFHTVLDPSSFGRTVENIYHVSFLVRDGSIAVELDHVHGLPFITPVSKSQQEARDIADEKQFIVSIDMKRWQDLITAFSIDKPMMVLRR, from the exons atgagttcAATAAACAACACACAGTTATCACGGAGCAGCTTGGGAAGTCATGATAGAAAGCTGCGATATAGGGCTTTACTTGAAGATTTGTCCGTTTTgg aGGATGACACTGCAAATAATATGGAGCTCATAGATAAAACTGCAATTGCAGTCAAGGAAGCAAAGAGTCTGCTTGCCGAAGGAGGAGTTGAGGAGAGAGTTCGACATCCTG GCGAGGGTTACCTGGACTCTCGCGTGCTGCGCGCCGCCAGCGACCTGGCCGTACGATACTCCGAGGCCGTCAGCGGGAACGTGCATACCTATGACAAGCAGATGCTGGCACAGCATATT CGCGAGAACCCTCAATTCTGGGAGTTTCCGTTCCCACAAGAGGTGCCGCCTATAGCCTTCTTGTTCGGTACCTTCGCTCCCACTCCGGCGGAGCGGCGGCCGCGTCCCGCCCGCGTACACGTGGAGAGGCAGCAGGCCGCCGAGCAGCGCGCGCCGGAGAATGTCGAGAG GCTAGAAAAAGTAGAAGAAGGTTCAGCGATGGTCTCCCGCGTGCTGAAGTTCATCAGCAGGTGGTACAAGCAGCATCAGAAGCCGCTGAGCTACTTCCACACTGTGCTGGATCCGAGCAGCTTCGGGCGCACCGTGGAGAACATATACCATGTGTCCTTCCTCGTTCGAGATGGATCCATTGCTGTGGAGTTGG ACCACGTCCACGGCTTGCCGTTCATAACGCCGGTGTCCAAGTCGCAGCAGGAGGCTCGCGACATCGCTGACGAGAAGCAGTTCATAGTGTCCATTGATATGAAGCGGTGGCAG GACCTGATCACCGCCTTCTCAATAGATAAACCAATGATGGTGTTAAGAAGATAA